In Carassius carassius chromosome 7, fCarCar2.1, whole genome shotgun sequence, one genomic interval encodes:
- the LOC132144312 gene encoding zinc finger protein 665-like — MERTLTRMLSMKAQVDVVCCKSVGTDLSMLDIEDFITEICQLKKEVASLEAKLRERGDKLNREDVEQVWVRETDGTEAQDSVWSVRDQRSRDTQDSELSLTLLCYTDAQDHESTDQTSDCNAGEQQMLQTPLKMCSVKLVDCRNLIEKFITILFISDDKGCSSSDGETDLTSKEQLTVKSFSCSTCGKTLSSEGHLKRHERKHTEQKNFSCKICNISFPTAEERRLHSKEHSGKKEFHCEQCGEIFFIHSSLKVHLKTHGEKSFHCSECDKYFSTKGNLDAHKRIHTGERPYKCPHCKKSFSHGSHLKRHVRLHNNERPYQCSECGKAFTNSFCLKSHQKIHSDEKPFQCKHCDKRFRQRSHLNCHERIHTGEKPYLCAHCGKSFSDPTHFREHKRVHTGEKPYQCSICEKSFSKHGTFQNHMRTHTGERPFKCSQCEKTFARSDVLKVHQRVHTGEKPYSCSICSERFAYLGSFQTHQNKHAKAQTESSDNEPKQMLSMKAQVDVVCCKSVGTDLSMLDIEDFITEICQLKKEVASLEAKLRERGDKLNREHVEQVWVRETDGTEAQDSVWSVRDQRSRDTQDSELSLTLLCYTDAQDHESTDQTSDCNAGEQQMLQTPLKMCSVKLSDDKGCSSSDAETDLTLKEQLTVKSFSCSTCGKTLSSEGHLARHERKHTEQKDFSCRRCKISFPTAEERRLHWKEHSGKKEYHCEQCGKVFFIHSRLKVHLNSHGEKSFHCSECDKYFSTKANLDSHKRIHTGERPYKCPHCEKSFNQGSHLKRHVRVHTNERPYQCSECGKTFKSSCSLKSHQTIHSDEKPFQCKQCDKRFRLIYHLKNHERTHTGEKPYLCSYCGKSYSDLRSFFSHKRIHTGEKPYHCSICGRSFRKNSILQKHKRTHSGERPFKCFQCEKTFSRADILKVHQRVHTGEKPYSCSICSERFAYLGSFQTHQNKHTKEQTAPESSE, encoded by the exons ATGGAGCGGACGTTAACCCGG atgttgAGCATGAAAGCGCAGGTGGATGTGGTCTGCTGTAAATCAGTAGGAACTGATCTGTCCATGCTGGATATTGAGGATTTCATCACAGAAATCTGTCAGCTGAAGAAAGAGGTGGCTTCACTGGAGGCAAAGCTGAGAGAAAGAGGAGACAAACTGAACAGAGAG GATGTGGAGCAGGTTTGGGTGCGTGAGACTGATGGGACAGAAGCTCAGGATTCAGTCTGGAGCGTCAGAGATCAGAGATCCAGAGACACACAGGACTCAGAGCTCAGCCTCACTTTACTCTGTTATACTGACGCTCAGGATCATGAATCCACTGATCAAACCTCTGACTGTAACGCTGGAGAACAGCAGATGCTGCAGACGCCGCTGAAGATGTGCTCCGTCAAACTGGTGGACTGCAGGAACCTGATCGAGA AATTTataaccattttgtttatttcagatgataaAGGCTGTTCATCTTCTGATGGAGAGACAGACTTAACATCAAAAGAGCAACTGACGGTCAAGAGTTTCTCCTGCAGCACCTGTGGAAAAACACTGAGTTCAGAGGGTCATTTAAAGAGACACGAGAGAAAACACACAGAACAGAAAAACTTCAGCTGTAAGATATGCAACATCAGCTTTCCTACCGCAGAAGAGAGGAGACTTCATTCAAAAGAGCACAGCGGGAAGAAGGAGTTTCACTGTGAACAGTGCGGGgagatttttttcattcattctagtttaaaagttcacttaaagactCACGGTGAAAAGTctttccactgcagtgaatgtgaCAAGTATTTCAGCACCAAAGGAAATCTTGATGCTCATAAGCGAATCCACACGGGAGAAAGACCATACAAGTGTCCTCACTGCAAGAAGAGCTTCAGTCATGGATCTCATCTGAAGAGACACGTGCGTTTGCACAACAATGAGAGACCGTATCAGTGCAGTGAATGTGGGAAAGCCTTCACAAACTCATTCTGTCTAAAGTCACACCAGAAAATCCATTCAGATGAGAAACCGTTTCAGTGCAAACACTGCGACAAACGATTCCGTCAAAGATCTCATCTGAATTGTcacgagaggattcacaccggagagaaaccatATCTGTGCGCCCACTGCGGGAAGAGCTTTTCTGATCCAACTCATTTCAGGGAACATAAGCGagtccacactggagaaaaaccatATCAATGCAGCATTTGTGAAAAGAGTTTCAGTAAACATGGTACATTTCAAAACCACATGAGGACTCATACTGGAGAAAGACCGTTTAAATGCTCACAGTGTGAAAAGACGTTTGCTCGATCAGACGTCCTTAAGGTCCATCAGCGAGTTCATACAGGAGAGAAACCTTACTCCTGCTCCATCTGCAGTGAGAGATTCGCTTATTTAGGTAGTTTCCAGACCCACCAGAACAAACACGCTAAAGCACAAACTGAATCATCAGA CAATGAGCCTAAACAG atgttgAGCATGAAAGCGCAGGTGGATGTGGTCTGCTGTAAATCAGTAGGAACTGATCTGTCCATGCTGGATATTGAGGATTTCATCACAGAAATCTGTCAGCTGAAGAAAGAGGTGGCTTCACTGGAGGCAAAGCTGAGAGAAAGAGGAGACAAACTGAACAGAGAG CATGTGGAGCAGGTTTGGGTGCGTGAGACTGATGGGACAGAAGCTCAGGATTCAGTCTGGAGCGTCAGAGATCAGAGATCCAGAGACACACAGGACTCAGAGCTCAGCCTCACTTTACTCTGTTATACTGACGCTCAGGATCATGAATCCACTGATCAAACCTCTGACTGTAACGCTGGAGAACAGCAGATGCTGCAGACGCCGCTGAAGATGTGCTCCGTCAAACTG tcAGATGATAAAGGCTGTTCATCTTCTGATGCAGAAACAGACTTAACATTAAAAGAGCAGCTGACGGTCAAGAGTTTCTCCTGCAGCACCTGTGGAAAAACACTGAGTTCAGAGGGTCATTTAGCAAGACATGAGAGAAAACACACAGAACAGAAAGACTTCAGCTGTAGGAGATGCAAAATCAGCTTTCCTACCGCAGAAGAGAGGAGACTTCATTGGAAAGAGCACAGCGGGAAGAAGGAGTATCACTGTGAACAGTGCGGGAaggtttttttcattcattctagACTAAAAGTTCACTTGAACAGTCACGGTGAAAAGTctttccactgcagtgaatgtgaCAAGTATTTCAGCACCAAAGCAAATCTTGATTCTCATAAGCGAATCCACACGGGAGAAAGACCATACAAGTGTCCGCACTGCGAGAAGAGCTTCAACCAGGGATCTCATCTGAAGAGACACGTGCGTGTTCACACCAATGAGAGACCGTATCAGTGCAGTGAATGTGGCAAAACGTTTAAAAGCTCATGCTCTCTAAAGTCACACCAGACAATCCACTCCGATGAGAAACCGTTTCAGTGCAAGCAATGTGACAAACGATTCCGTTTGATTTATCATCTGAAAAATCATGAGAGGactcacaccggagagaaaccatATCTGTGCTCCTACTGCGGGAAGAGCTATTCTGATCTacgttcttttttttctcataagagaatccacactggagaaaaaccatATCACTGCAGCATCTGTGGGAGGAGTTTCagaaaaaatagtattttacaaaagcacaagagGACTCATTCTGGAGAAAGACCGTTCAAatgctttcagtgtgaaaagACGTTTTCTCGAGCAGACATCCTTAAGGTCCATCAGCGAGTTCATACAGGAGAGAAACCTTACTCCTGCTCCATCTGCAGCGAGAGATTCGCTTATTTAGGTAGTTTCCAGACCCACCAGAACAAACACACTAAAGAACAAACTGCTCCAGAATCATCAGAATGA